A region from the Catellatospora sp. TT07R-123 genome encodes:
- a CDS encoding non-ribosomal peptide synthetase/MFS transporter: MTDVAENPQAATLSATKRSLLAARLRQTAAAPAATITPRAADAVVPLSHAQERLWFMEQFAPGTAAYTIPVVLRVRGGLDPAVLGAALDAVAARHESLRMRFGATADGEPVLHLDDTVHIDLAVLDADGADRAAREEHVHEAVRARLAEPFDLATGPLVRAALYRLGDGEHVLMLAVHHIVCDGWSVDVLVGELVALYDALVAGTADPLPPLKAQYGDFACWQRSRVADGAHARDVAFWRERLTGVPPLDLPTDFPRPVEQTFAGAAHGITLDGELVGALQRLAREHGATLYMTLLAAYAAVLARHARQDDFAVGSPQAGRTHPELEPLIGMFVNMLATRVDAAGDPTFAQLLARVREATLDGYAHQDLSFEQVITELNTVRDVGRSAVFQVVFALQNYTAPGRASASGLSVSPFGSRAVATRFDLELSLLEGADGLWGSFTYNTDLFTTDTVARIAGGFEQLLAAVVADPHRPLSRLLTVSGADREQVLTGWNSTDAPFPDTATLHGLIQRQAAATPDAPALTFEGDTITYAELLGRAHRIAHRLRGHGAGPGRLVAVCAERSHELVAALLGTMISGAAYLPLDPEYPADRLAFMLDDADVAAVLTAGPARDVLPPTRRPVLALDDPATWADAPSTAPEPLAGPDDVAYAIYTSGSTGRPKGVLNGHRGIVNRLHWMQRRYGLTGADTVLQKTPAGFDVSVWEFFWPLLAGARLVLARPGGHKDAAYLRDLIAAEGVTTLHFVPSMLGMFLAESGIGACDSVRTVVCSGEELPVDLALRTLAALPGAELHNLYGPTEAAIDVTAYHCTVDGLAGQARVPIGGPIDNLRVYVLDGHGEPLPVGVPGELHLAGVGLAHGYLNRPELTAEKFVTGLAGQRLYRTGDLARWRPDGTIDFLGRIDGQVKLRGLRIELGEIEAALRDQPGVREAAVIVREDSPGDKRLAAYLVADAEPDTAELRAALKRRLPDYMVPTAYVLLDRLPLTPSGKLDRRSLPAPQRGRDANAAFEAPATPTEVTVAGIWAEVLELEQIGRDDDFFDLGGHSLLATQVVAKLRRAVGAGVSVMDLFKNRTVRELAALVDVPADQRGPRALVHELTRPVPTARLVRSLVCVPYGGGSAVVYQPLADALPAGHRLFSVAIPGHDIGLDEAALPFDELAERCTAEIMEKVAGPIALYGHCGVGSALTVEIARRLEQRGRDLDAVYIGAIFPFARPQSRVWMALSRITRMESLRSDKAYANWLTSMGVDMSDIEPGQARQIIRNMRRDSDSAEAYFTELMHTGGERLRAPIISVAGERDPATEFYPERFTEWHFLTDSAAVVVLDEAGHFFLKWRAEELAEIVTAIDPAVKAEQAEPYTRQSRGERASWWLHGTSRAGGRIATTGPQPSMSRFLVVAFAQLISILGSTLTDVALPLWVLKETGSLLDFSLLAVAGLIPGLLVLPLAGAIVDRYDRRRVMLCGDVGAGGTQLILGVLLWTGSLHVWHIYPLIALLSVSLTFQRLAYGSAIPQLVPKQYLGHANGVVQMIGGVATIMMPMLSVALLAVVDLGGILVIDVLSYAAAIAIVLLVRFPRTLAWKRRESLSAEIREGFRFSWGNRGFRSMLTFFMALNVFLSPLFMMMTPLVLAFAGMDQVAQVSVAGGVGAFLGGLTMSFWGGPRHRRLFTVLCCTLVLAVFCAVIGLRPTLWVIAIGSFGISMWLVLLNGVYTTIVQVKVPQRFHGRVFAINTVIAWSTLPLGWTLVGPVGSKLLAPLLADGGPLAGTLGRVIGTGPGRGIGLLYLILAVCIAAVVLVSMRIPAIRRFDDEVPDARADDQYGLEEIRRREAGAELAAGPAAAEIAVREADRVAA, translated from the coding sequence GTGACCGACGTCGCCGAGAATCCGCAGGCCGCCACGCTGTCGGCGACGAAGCGTTCGCTGCTGGCGGCCCGGCTGCGGCAGACCGCCGCCGCCCCGGCCGCCACGATCACGCCCCGGGCCGCGGACGCGGTGGTGCCGCTGTCGCACGCGCAGGAGCGGCTGTGGTTCATGGAGCAGTTCGCGCCCGGCACGGCGGCGTACACGATCCCGGTGGTGCTGCGCGTGCGCGGCGGCCTGGACCCGGCGGTGCTCGGCGCGGCGCTGGACGCGGTCGCGGCCCGGCACGAGAGCCTGCGGATGCGGTTCGGCGCCACCGCCGACGGCGAACCGGTGCTGCACCTGGACGACACCGTCCACATCGACCTGGCGGTGCTCGACGCGGACGGGGCCGACCGGGCCGCCCGTGAGGAGCACGTCCACGAGGCGGTCCGGGCCCGGCTGGCCGAGCCGTTCGACCTGGCCACCGGGCCGCTGGTCCGCGCCGCGCTGTACCGGCTCGGCGACGGCGAGCACGTGCTGATGCTCGCCGTGCACCACATCGTCTGCGACGGCTGGTCGGTCGACGTCCTCGTCGGCGAACTCGTCGCCCTGTACGACGCCCTGGTCGCGGGCACCGCCGACCCGCTGCCGCCGCTGAAGGCGCAGTACGGCGACTTCGCCTGCTGGCAGCGGTCGCGGGTGGCCGACGGGGCGCACGCCCGCGACGTGGCGTTCTGGCGCGAGCGGCTGACCGGGGTGCCGCCGCTGGACCTGCCGACGGACTTCCCGCGCCCGGTCGAGCAGACGTTCGCGGGGGCCGCGCACGGCATCACCCTCGACGGGGAGCTGGTCGGGGCGTTGCAGCGGCTGGCCCGCGAGCACGGGGCGACGCTGTACATGACGCTGCTGGCCGCGTACGCCGCCGTGCTGGCCCGCCACGCCCGGCAGGACGACTTCGCGGTCGGGTCGCCGCAGGCCGGGCGCACCCATCCGGAGCTGGAACCGCTGATCGGCATGTTCGTCAACATGCTGGCCACCCGCGTCGACGCCGCCGGAGACCCGACGTTCGCGCAGCTGCTGGCCCGGGTCCGCGAGGCGACCCTCGACGGGTACGCCCACCAGGACCTGTCGTTCGAGCAGGTGATCACCGAGCTGAACACGGTCCGCGACGTGGGCCGCTCGGCGGTGTTCCAGGTCGTGTTCGCGCTCCAGAACTACACCGCGCCCGGCCGGGCCTCGGCCAGCGGGCTGAGCGTGTCCCCGTTCGGGTCGCGGGCGGTGGCGACCCGGTTCGACCTGGAGCTGTCGCTGCTGGAGGGCGCCGACGGGCTGTGGGGGTCGTTCACGTACAACACGGACCTGTTCACCACCGACACCGTCGCGCGGATCGCGGGCGGGTTCGAGCAGCTGCTCGCGGCGGTCGTGGCCGACCCGCACCGGCCGCTCAGCCGCCTGCTGACCGTGTCCGGGGCCGACCGGGAGCAGGTGCTCACCGGCTGGAACAGCACGGACGCCCCGTTCCCGGACACCGCGACGCTGCACGGGCTGATCCAGCGGCAGGCCGCCGCGACCCCGGACGCGCCCGCGCTGACGTTCGAGGGTGACACCATCACCTACGCCGAGCTGCTGGGCCGGGCGCACCGGATCGCGCACCGGCTGCGCGGGCACGGCGCCGGACCCGGCCGGCTGGTCGCCGTCTGCGCCGAGCGCAGCCACGAACTGGTCGCCGCCCTGCTCGGCACCATGATCTCGGGTGCGGCGTACCTGCCGCTGGACCCGGAGTATCCGGCCGACCGGCTGGCGTTCATGCTCGACGACGCCGACGTGGCCGCGGTGCTGACCGCCGGGCCCGCCCGCGACGTGCTGCCGCCGACGCGGCGGCCCGTGCTGGCCCTGGACGACCCGGCGACCTGGGCCGACGCGCCGAGCACGGCACCCGAGCCGTTGGCCGGGCCCGACGACGTGGCGTACGCGATCTACACCTCCGGCTCCACCGGCCGCCCGAAGGGCGTGCTCAACGGGCACCGGGGCATCGTCAACCGGCTGCACTGGATGCAGCGCCGCTACGGCCTGACCGGCGCGGACACGGTGCTGCAGAAGACCCCGGCCGGGTTCGACGTGTCGGTGTGGGAGTTCTTCTGGCCGCTGCTGGCCGGGGCGCGGCTGGTGCTGGCCCGGCCCGGCGGGCACAAGGACGCGGCGTACCTGCGGGACCTGATCGCCGCCGAGGGCGTGACGACGCTGCACTTCGTGCCGTCGATGCTGGGCATGTTCCTGGCCGAGTCCGGCATCGGGGCGTGCGACAGCGTGCGGACGGTCGTGTGCAGCGGCGAGGAGCTGCCCGTCGACCTGGCCCTGCGCACCCTGGCCGCACTGCCCGGCGCCGAGCTGCACAACCTGTACGGGCCCACCGAGGCCGCGATCGACGTCACCGCGTACCACTGCACCGTCGACGGCCTGGCGGGTCAGGCCCGGGTGCCGATCGGCGGCCCGATCGACAACCTCCGGGTGTACGTCCTGGACGGGCACGGCGAGCCGCTGCCCGTCGGCGTGCCGGGTGAGCTGCATCTGGCCGGGGTCGGGCTGGCCCACGGCTACCTGAACCGGCCCGAGCTGACCGCCGAGAAGTTCGTCACGGGGCTGGCCGGGCAGCGGCTCTACCGCACCGGCGACCTGGCCCGGTGGCGCCCGGACGGCACGATCGACTTCCTCGGCCGCATCGACGGCCAGGTGAAGCTGCGCGGCCTGCGCATCGAGCTGGGCGAGATCGAGGCGGCGCTGCGCGACCAGCCGGGGGTACGCGAAGCCGCCGTCATCGTGCGCGAGGACTCCCCGGGCGACAAGCGGCTGGCGGCCTACCTGGTCGCCGACGCCGAACCCGACACCGCCGAGCTGCGCGCCGCCCTCAAACGGCGGTTGCCCGACTACATGGTCCCGACCGCGTACGTGCTGCTGGACAGGTTGCCGCTGACCCCCAGCGGCAAGCTCGACCGGCGCAGCCTGCCCGCCCCGCAGCGCGGCCGCGACGCCAACGCCGCGTTCGAGGCCCCGGCGACCCCGACCGAGGTCACCGTCGCCGGGATCTGGGCCGAGGTGCTGGAGCTGGAGCAGATCGGCCGCGACGACGACTTCTTCGACCTCGGCGGGCACTCGCTGCTGGCGACCCAGGTCGTGGCGAAGCTGCGCCGGGCCGTGGGCGCGGGCGTGTCCGTGATGGACCTGTTCAAGAACCGGACCGTACGCGAGCTCGCCGCCCTGGTGGACGTGCCCGCCGACCAGCGCGGCCCCCGCGCCCTGGTGCACGAGCTGACCCGGCCCGTGCCGACCGCGCGGCTGGTGCGCAGCCTCGTCTGCGTCCCGTACGGCGGCGGCAGCGCCGTGGTCTACCAGCCGCTCGCGGACGCGCTGCCCGCCGGGCACCGGCTGTTCTCGGTCGCCATCCCCGGCCACGACATCGGCCTCGACGAGGCCGCGCTGCCCTTCGACGAGCTCGCCGAACGCTGCACCGCCGAGATCATGGAAAAGGTCGCCGGCCCGATCGCCCTGTACGGCCACTGCGGTGTCGGCTCCGCGCTGACCGTCGAGATCGCCCGGCGGCTGGAGCAGCGCGGCCGCGACCTCGACGCCGTCTACATCGGCGCGATCTTCCCTTTCGCACGGCCGCAGAGCAGGGTGTGGATGGCGCTGTCGCGCATCACCCGGATGGAGTCGCTGCGCTCGGACAAGGCGTACGCCAACTGGCTGACCTCGATGGGCGTCGACATGAGCGACATCGAGCCCGGCCAGGCCCGCCAGATCATCCGCAACATGCGCCGCGACTCCGACAGCGCCGAGGCGTACTTCACCGAGCTGATGCACACCGGCGGCGAGCGGCTGCGCGCCCCGATCATCAGCGTCGCCGGGGAACGCGACCCGGCCACCGAGTTCTACCCCGAGCGCTTCACCGAGTGGCACTTCCTCACCGACAGCGCCGCGGTCGTGGTGCTCGACGAGGCCGGGCACTTCTTCCTCAAGTGGCGGGCCGAGGAACTGGCCGAGATCGTCACCGCGATCGACCCGGCGGTGAAGGCCGAGCAGGCTGAGCCGTACACCCGGCAGAGCCGCGGCGAGCGGGCCAGCTGGTGGCTGCACGGCACGTCGCGGGCCGGCGGCCGGATCGCGACCACCGGGCCGCAGCCGAGCATGAGCCGGTTCCTGGTCGTCGCGTTCGCGCAGCTCATCTCGATCCTCGGGTCGACGCTGACCGACGTCGCGCTGCCGCTGTGGGTGCTCAAGGAGACCGGGTCGCTGCTGGACTTCTCGCTGCTGGCCGTCGCCGGGCTGATCCCGGGCCTGCTGGTGCTGCCGCTGGCGGGGGCGATCGTCGACCGGTACGACCGGCGGCGGGTGATGCTGTGCGGCGACGTCGGCGCGGGCGGCACCCAGCTGATCCTGGGCGTGCTGCTGTGGACCGGGTCGCTGCACGTGTGGCACATCTACCCGCTGATCGCGCTGCTGTCGGTGTCGCTGACGTTCCAGCGCCTGGCGTACGGGTCGGCGATCCCGCAGCTGGTGCCCAAGCAGTACCTCGGCCACGCCAACGGCGTCGTGCAGATGATCGGCGGCGTCGCCACCATCATGATGCCGATGCTGTCGGTGGCGCTGCTGGCCGTGGTCGACCTCGGCGGCATCCTGGTCATCGACGTGCTCAGCTACGCCGCCGCGATCGCGATCGTGCTGCTGGTGCGGTTCCCGCGCACCCTGGCCTGGAAGCGGCGGGAGAGCCTGTCCGCCGAGATCCGCGAAGGGTTCCGGTTCTCCTGGGGCAACCGTGGGTTCCGGTCCATGCTGACGTTCTTCATGGCGCTCAACGTGTTCCTGTCGCCGCTGTTCATGATGATGACGCCGCTGGTGCTCGCGTTCGCGGGGATGGACCAGGTGGCGCAGGTGTCGGTCGCGGGCGGCGTCGGGGCGTTCCTGGGAGGCCTGACGATGAGCTTCTGGGGCGGGCCGCGGCACCGCAGGCTGTTCACCGTACTGTGCTGCACCCTGGTGCTGGCCGTGTTCTGCGCGGTCATCGGGTTGCGGCCGACGCTGTGGGTGATCGCGATCGGCTCGTTCGGGATCTCGATGTGGCTGGTGCTGCTCAACGGCGTCTACACCACGATCGTGCAGGTCAAGGTGCCGCAGCGGTTCCACGGCCGGGTGTTCGCCATCAACACCGTCATCGCCTGGTCGACGCTGCCGCTGGGCTGGACGCTGGTCGGGCCGGTCGGGTCGAAGCTGCTGGCGCCGCTGCTGGCCGACGGCGGCCCGCTGGCGGGCACGCTCGGCCGGGTCATCGGCACCGGCCCGGGGCGCGGCATCGGGCTGCTGTACCTGATCCTCGCGGTCTGCATCGCGGCCGTGGTGCTGGTGTCGATGCGGATCCCGGCCATCAGGCGGTTCGACGACGAGGTGCCCGACGCCCGCGCCGACGACCAGTACGGCCTGGAGGAGATCCGCCGCCGCGAGGCCGGAGCCGAGCTTGCTGCCGGACCCGCAGCCGCGGAGATCGCCGTTCGCGAAGCCGACCGGGTCGCCGCGTGA
- a CDS encoding glycoside hydrolase family 3 protein, which produces MTQLDTDLALLADTVLQPGFVGTAAPDWVRRRLGRGLGGVALFSRNITDREQVAELTVQLRAENPDVVIAVDEEAGDVTRLDARTGSDRPGNLALGVVDDPELTEAVARDIGADLAAVGITLNYAPTVDVNSRPENVVIGVRSFGADPQLVARHSAAWVRGLQAAGVAACAKHFPGHGDTVEDSHFDAARVGASRQELAEVALPPFTAAIGAGVRAVMTGHLLVAAYDAELPATLSPVLLAGLLREQLGFDGLIVTDGIEMAAVARQWGVGGAAVKALAAGADAICVGGEYKNEGIVGLLRNSIVTAVREGALTEERLAEAAARVRALAAWQRQAAAPLGRAPEAGLAAARRAVRVTGTGLPLTGPAHVVELATPTGIAVDQSMPWGVAEPLTELVAGTTSQRVDADAQPPWLPEALAAADGRPLVVVGRDATRHPWARQARAALVAARPDAVVVELGMPEPVATGAVYVVTHGGTRACGRAAAEVLIGLA; this is translated from the coding sequence ATGACGCAGCTCGACACCGATCTCGCCCTGCTGGCCGATACCGTGCTCCAACCCGGATTCGTCGGCACCGCGGCCCCGGACTGGGTGCGCCGCCGCCTCGGCCGCGGCCTGGGCGGGGTGGCGCTGTTCTCGCGCAACATCACCGACCGGGAGCAGGTCGCCGAGCTGACCGTGCAGCTGCGGGCCGAGAACCCCGACGTCGTGATCGCGGTCGACGAGGAGGCGGGCGACGTCACCCGGCTGGACGCCCGCACCGGCAGCGACCGGCCCGGCAACCTGGCCCTCGGGGTGGTCGACGACCCGGAGCTGACCGAGGCCGTGGCCCGCGACATCGGCGCCGACCTGGCCGCCGTCGGCATCACGCTGAACTACGCGCCGACCGTCGACGTGAACTCGCGGCCGGAGAACGTCGTCATCGGAGTGCGGTCCTTCGGCGCCGACCCGCAGCTGGTGGCCCGGCACAGCGCGGCCTGGGTGCGCGGGCTCCAGGCGGCCGGGGTGGCCGCGTGCGCCAAGCACTTCCCGGGGCACGGCGACACGGTCGAGGACTCGCATTTCGACGCGGCCCGGGTCGGCGCGTCACGGCAGGAGCTGGCCGAGGTGGCGCTGCCGCCGTTCACCGCCGCGATCGGGGCCGGGGTGCGGGCGGTGATGACCGGGCACCTGCTGGTGGCGGCGTACGACGCGGAGCTGCCCGCCACGCTCAGCCCGGTGCTGCTGGCGGGCCTGCTTCGCGAGCAGCTCGGCTTCGATGGGCTGATCGTCACCGACGGCATCGAGATGGCGGCCGTGGCCCGGCAGTGGGGTGTCGGCGGGGCCGCGGTGAAGGCGCTGGCCGCGGGAGCGGACGCGATCTGCGTCGGGGGCGAGTACAAGAACGAGGGCATCGTCGGGCTGCTGCGCAACTCGATCGTCACGGCGGTGCGCGAGGGCGCGCTGACCGAGGAGCGGCTGGCCGAGGCGGCGGCGCGGGTGCGGGCGCTGGCGGCGTGGCAGCGGCAGGCGGCGGCGCCGCTCGGGCGGGCGCCGGAGGCCGGGCTGGCGGCGGCGCGGCGGGCCGTGCGGGTGACCGGGACCGGGCTGCCCCTGACCGGCCCGGCGCACGTCGTCGAGCTGGCCACCCCGACCGGGATCGCGGTCGACCAGAGCATGCCGTGGGGCGTGGCCGAGCCGCTGACCGAGCTGGTGGCGGGCACGACGTCGCAACGGGTCGACGCCGACGCGCAGCCGCCGTGGCTGCCGGAGGCGCTGGCCGCCGCCGACGGCCGACCGCTGGTCGTGGTGGGCCGCGACGCGACCCGGCACCCCTGGGCGCGGCAGGCCAGGGCCGCCCTGGTCGCGGCGCGGCCCGACGCGGTGGTGGTGGAACTGGGCATGCCGGAGCCGGTCGCGACCGGGGCGGTGTACGTGGTCACCCACGGCGGCACCAGGGCTTGCGGGCGCGCTGCGGCCGAGGTCCTCATCGGACTGGCCTGA
- a CDS encoding non-ribosomal peptide synthetase, which yields MSELELGPLTAAQQRLWFLDRLDPGDAAYHISTTSRLRGRLDRDLLVRAYDDATRRHESLRTRFGDRDGVPFQQVQPPRPTPVEYADLSAGPDPQAAARARVEELIARPFDLAQGHLIRVGLLRLADDEHVLCTVVHHIVGDGWSMNLLYRQITESYRGVEPAAPAVRYLDHAAARAAGGSGLDFWAGVLADPPTLDLPLDRPRPPVRTSSGGVVLREFPGDTLRAVQAATRQLRCTPYMLLVTLFELALSQLSGQDDLTVGTPVAGRDDTALEAVFGYFSGMLVLRADLSGDVTFRDLVLRTRKSFMEAFAHQDIPFEDLTALLHLPRDLSRNALFQATFTLHTTMNVSATATDGFGGLAAEAFDSGTPHVKTDVAMDVQTGADAMDVVLTYNSDLFDPATAHALADRFTALLEAVLADPDARVRELPLVDDATRAELLRLGAGPELGPDVPLLDRIAAAATATPGAVALDSGGELVSYRQLWDRAGELADALAAAGVAAGSLVGVSVPRGPELVASLLAVWRAGCGYVPIDPQLPVARRDAMAAQAAVAAVLTADGIAPGAAEHASAPDAAYVLFTSGSTGTPKAVLVGRQALADRTAWMAADYGLTAADRVVQFAGIGFDTHAEEIWPTLATGGTLVLLPDGPQSLPELLAADPALTVLDLPTAYWQALLDVVPAWPAALRLVILGGEQVDAAAVAAWRDRHGDRIRLVNTYGPTEATIIATAADLGGDDTLRRPPIGRPLAGVRAHVLDPHGRLVPPGAAGELCLAGAGLADGYLGRPDLTAERFVPDPYGPGLMYRTGDRVRRRRDGMLEFLGRIDRQLKVRGVRIEPGEVEAVLTGHPGVGQAAVTAVGDTLVGYVTGTASSEDVRGYAAERLPALMVPSVVVVLDALPLTRNGKVDLRALPPVTVGDDVRADYVAPRTDAEALVAGIFTELLPVDRVGAHDDFFALGGHSLLATRVIARLRATVELDLPIRALFDRHTVAGFADAVEQALVAEIDRLTEEEAAAQLAAAGQGAP from the coding sequence ATGTCCGAACTCGAACTCGGTCCGCTCACGGCGGCGCAGCAGCGCCTGTGGTTCCTGGACCGGCTCGACCCGGGTGACGCCGCGTACCACATCTCGACCACCAGCCGCCTGCGCGGCCGGCTCGACCGGGACCTGCTGGTGCGCGCGTACGACGACGCCACCCGCCGCCACGAGTCCCTGCGCACCCGCTTCGGCGACCGCGACGGCGTGCCGTTCCAGCAGGTCCAGCCGCCCCGGCCCACCCCGGTCGAGTACGCCGACCTGTCGGCCGGACCCGACCCGCAGGCCGCCGCGCGCGCCCGGGTCGAGGAGCTGATCGCGCGGCCGTTCGACCTGGCCCAGGGCCACCTGATCCGGGTCGGGCTGCTGCGGCTGGCCGACGACGAGCACGTGCTGTGCACGGTCGTGCACCACATCGTCGGCGACGGCTGGTCGATGAACCTGCTCTACCGGCAGATCACCGAGTCGTACCGGGGAGTGGAGCCCGCCGCCCCGGCGGTGCGCTACCTCGACCACGCCGCCGCCCGCGCGGCAGGCGGCAGCGGGCTCGACTTCTGGGCCGGGGTGCTGGCCGACCCGCCGACCCTGGACCTGCCGCTGGACCGGCCCCGGCCGCCGGTGCGCACCTCGTCGGGCGGCGTGGTGCTGCGCGAGTTCCCCGGCGACACGCTGCGCGCGGTGCAGGCCGCCACCCGGCAGCTGCGGTGCACGCCGTACATGCTGCTGGTGACCCTGTTCGAGCTCGCGCTGTCGCAGCTGTCCGGGCAGGACGACCTGACCGTCGGCACGCCCGTCGCCGGGCGCGACGACACCGCGCTGGAGGCGGTGTTCGGCTACTTCAGCGGCATGCTGGTGCTGCGCGCCGACCTGTCCGGCGACGTCACGTTCCGCGACCTCGTGCTGCGGACCCGCAAGTCGTTCATGGAGGCGTTCGCGCACCAGGACATCCCGTTCGAGGACCTGACCGCGCTGCTGCACCTGCCGCGCGACCTGAGCCGCAACGCCCTGTTCCAGGCCACGTTCACCCTGCACACCACCATGAACGTGTCCGCGACCGCGACCGACGGGTTCGGCGGGCTGGCCGCCGAGGCGTTCGACTCCGGCACCCCGCACGTCAAGACCGACGTGGCCATGGACGTGCAGACCGGCGCGGACGCGATGGACGTGGTGCTGACGTACAACAGCGACCTGTTCGACCCGGCGACCGCGCACGCGCTGGCCGACCGGTTCACCGCGCTGCTGGAGGCGGTGCTCGCCGACCCCGACGCCCGGGTGCGCGAGCTGCCGCTGGTCGACGACGCCACCCGCGCCGAGCTGCTGCGCCTGGGCGCCGGCCCCGAGCTCGGGCCGGACGTGCCGCTGCTCGACCGGATCGCGGCGGCCGCCACGGCGACACCCGGCGCGGTCGCGCTGGACAGCGGCGGCGAGCTGGTGAGCTACCGGCAGCTGTGGGACCGCGCGGGCGAACTGGCCGACGCGCTGGCCGCGGCCGGGGTGGCGGCCGGGTCGCTGGTCGGGGTGAGCGTGCCGCGCGGGCCGGAGCTGGTCGCGTCACTGCTGGCGGTGTGGCGGGCCGGGTGCGGGTACGTGCCGATCGACCCGCAGCTGCCGGTCGCGCGCCGCGACGCGATGGCCGCGCAGGCCGCCGTCGCGGCGGTGCTCACCGCCGACGGGATCGCCCCGGGCGCGGCCGAGCACGCGTCGGCACCCGATGCCGCGTACGTGCTGTTCACCTCCGGTTCGACGGGCACGCCCAAGGCGGTGCTCGTGGGGCGGCAGGCGCTGGCCGACCGGACGGCGTGGATGGCGGCCGACTACGGCCTGACCGCCGCCGACCGGGTCGTGCAGTTCGCGGGCATCGGGTTCGACACCCACGCCGAGGAGATCTGGCCGACCCTGGCCACCGGCGGCACGCTGGTGCTGCTGCCCGACGGGCCGCAGTCGCTGCCGGAGCTGCTGGCCGCCGACCCGGCGCTGACGGTGCTGGACCTGCCGACCGCGTACTGGCAGGCGCTGCTGGACGTGGTGCCCGCCTGGCCCGCCGCGCTGCGGCTGGTCATCCTCGGCGGCGAGCAGGTCGACGCGGCCGCCGTCGCGGCGTGGCGCGACCGGCACGGCGACCGGATCCGGCTGGTCAACACGTACGGCCCGACCGAGGCGACGATCATCGCGACCGCCGCCGACCTGGGCGGGGACGACACCCTGCGCCGCCCGCCGATCGGCCGCCCGCTGGCCGGGGTGCGCGCCCACGTCCTCGACCCGCACGGCCGGCTCGTGCCGCCCGGCGCGGCGGGGGAGCTGTGCCTGGCCGGGGCGGGGCTGGCCGACGGCTACCTGGGCCGCCCCGACCTGACCGCCGAACGGTTCGTCCCCGACCCGTACGGGCCGGGTCTGATGTACCGCACCGGTGACCGGGTCCGGCGACGGCGCGACGGGATGCTGGAGTTCCTGGGCCGCATCGACCGGCAGCTCAAGGTGCGCGGCGTACGGATCGAGCCGGGCGAGGTCGAGGCGGTCCTCACCGGACACCCCGGCGTCGGCCAGGCCGCCGTCACCGCGGTCGGCGACACCCTCGTCGGGTACGTCACCGGCACCGCGAGCAGCGAGGACGTGCGCGGGTACGCGGCCGAGCGGCTGCCCGCGCTGATGGTGCCGAGCGTGGTCGTGGTCCTCGACGCGCTGCCGCTGACCCGCAACGGCAAGGTGGACCTGCGGGCCCTGCCGCCGGTGACCGTCGGCGACGACGTGCGGGCCGACTACGTCGCGCCGCGCACCGACGCCGAGGCGCTGGTCGCCGGGATCTTCACCGAGCTGCTGCCCGTCGACCGGGTCGGGGCGCACGACGACTTCTTCGCCCTGGGCGGGCACTCGCTGCTGGCCACCCGGGTCATCGCCCGGCTGCGCGCCACCGTCGAGCTCGACCTGCCCATCCGGGCGCTGTTCGACCGGCACACCGTGGCCGGGTTCGCCGACGCCGTCGAGCAGGCGCTGGTCGCCGAGATCGACCGGCTCACCGAGGAGGAGGCCGCGGCGCAGCTCGCCGCGGCGGGACAGGGAGCACCGTGA